The Tamandua tetradactyla isolate mTamTet1 chromosome 8, mTamTet1.pri, whole genome shotgun sequence genome includes a window with the following:
- the LOC143643811 gene encoding olfactory receptor 4C11-like, translated as MAMNRTVAEFILLGLTQDFGKQKAIFGVFLILYFATLVGNFLIVVTIKVSGTLGSPMYFFLFYLSFDDACFSTTTAPRLIVDVLVQKKIISYNECMTQVFAAHFFGCLEIFVLLLMAFDRYVAICKPLRYTTIMSRRVCSVLVVLAWVGSCIHSSAQLFLALRLPFCSSNVIDHYWCDLQPLLKLACMDTYMINLLVVSNSGAICMVSFMILLISYGVILYSLRNHSAEGRRKALSTCTSHFIVVVIFFGPCIFIYTRPPTTFPVDKMVAVFYTIGTPLLNPLIYTLRNAEVKIAMKKLWCRN; from the coding sequence ATGGCAATGAATAGGACTGTAGCTGAATTCATTCTGTTGGGGTTGACCCAGGATTTTGGAAAGCAGAAAGCAATATTTGGGGTCTTCTTGATTCTTTACTTTGCAACACTTGTGGGAAACTTTCTCATTGTGGTGACTATTAAAGTAAGTGGGACTCTTGGGAGTCCCAtgtacttctttctcttctacctgTCCTTTGATGATGCTTGCTTCTCTACAACCACAGCCCCCAGGCTGATTGTGGATGTCCTTGTTCAGAAAAAGATCATTTCCTACAATGAGTGCATGACCCAGGTCTTCGCAGCCCATTTCTTTGGGTGCCTGGAGATCTTTGTGCTCCTTCTCATGGCCTTTGATCGTTATGTGGCCATTTGCAAGCCCTTGCGATACACGACCATCATGAGTCGGCGAGTCTGCAGTGTGCTGGTGGTTCTGGCTTGGGTGGGATCCTGTATCCATTCTTCAGCACAGCTTTTCCTGGCCCTGAGATTGCCCTTCTGCAGCTCCAATGTCATTGATCACTATTGGTGTGACTTGCAGCCCTTGTTGAAACTTGCCTGCATGGATACTTACATGATAAATTTGCTGGTTGTGTCTAACAGTGGAGCTATATGCATGGTGAGCTTCATGATATTGCTTATCTCCTACGGAGTTATTTTATATTCCCTGAGAAATCACAGTGCAGAAGGAAGGCGGAAGGCTCTCTCCACCTGCACATCCCATTTTATTGTGGTTGTCATATTCTTTGGTCcatgtatattcatatacacACGACCACCAACCACATTTCCAGTGGACAAGATGGTGGCTGTGTTTTACACAATTGGTACACCCTTGCTTAATCCTCTTATCTATACACTGAGAAATGCGGAAGTGAAAATTGCCATGAAAAAGTTATGGTGTCGCAACTGA